AAGACCCTTGGAATAGTCGGCTTCGGCAGGATAGGCTACCAGATAGCCAAGATAGCCAAAGCCCTCGGCATGAACGTTCTCCTCTACGACCCGTACCCGAACGAAGAGCGCGCGAAGGAAGTCGGTGGGAAGTTCGTCGACCTTGAGACCCTCCTGAGGGAGAGCGACGTGGTTACTCTCCACGTCCCGCTAATCGATGCCACATACCACCTCATCAACGAGGAGAGGCTCAGGCTCATGAAGCCGACCGCGATACTTATCAACGCGGCTAGGGGGGCTGTGGTTGACACCAACGCGCTAGTCAAGGCCCTTCAGGAGGGCTGGATCGCTGGAGCTGGCCTCGACGTCTTCGAGGAGGAGCCCCTCCCGAAGGACCACCCGCTCACGAAGCTCGATAACGTGGTTCTAACCCCCCACATCGGTGCATCGACCGTCGAGGCCCAGATGAGGGCCGGCGTTCAGGTGGCGGAGCAGATAGTTGAGATTCTGAAGGGCTGATGCCCGTTCTTCCTTTTTAGTTCATCTTCGACTTCTCTCAAATCTTTACCATCATACTGGTGAAGTTCGCTGGAAAAGTTTACCGGTATGGTGGTACAGTTTTAGCACAAAGTTTGCAGGTATGGTGGTGCGGTTCCGCTGAAATGTGTGCCAGTATGGTGGGACAGTTTAATGCCAAAGTTTACCAATATTGTGGTAAACCGTCCGGGATTTTGTGCAATGTTTAAGTTAAAACTTTTTAACTACGGCCTCAATCTTCAACAGGTGGATGCCAATTGATTGAGGCTATCGTCGAGGCGATAAGGCTGGCCGTTACGAGGATTCCTGACGACGTTGTTTTGGCTCTCAGAAAGGCCTACGCCGAGGAGGAGAACGAGACAGCGCGCTTCAACCTCGGAAACATAATCAAGGCAATAGACCTCGGCTTCGCCGACCGGGTTCCCGTCTGCCAGGACACGGGCACGGTAACCTTCTTCGTTGAGGCCGGCGTTGGGAGTCCTTTTCTCGGCGAGGTTAGGGGCTGGCTCATCGAGGCGACGAGGAGGGCAACTGAGGAAATACCCCTCAGGCCCAACGCCGTTGACGTCCTCACCGGAAGGAACTCCGGCGACAACACTGGAGAAGGGATTCCCATAATTCACTGGGAGCCCGTTCCGGGGGACAGAATAAGGATAGCTGTTCTTCCAAAAGGTGGCGGAAGTGAGAACTGCTCTGCTTTAGCGATGCTGACCCCTGCCGAGGGCTGGAAAGGCCTAACGCGCTTCGTAGTCGAGCACGTCAAGGCCTGCGGTGGAAAGCCGTGCCCGCCGGTCATCCTGGGCATAGGGGTTGGTGGAAGTGCAGATTACGCCCTGCTCCTGGCCAAAAAGGCCCTGCTGAGGAAGGTGGGCGAGAGGAACCCGAATGGTAGGATAGCGAAAATCGAGGAGGAACTTCTGACGGCAGTGAACAGCACAGGAATCGGCCCCATGGGGATGGGGGGAAAGACCACCGCTCTGGACGTCAAGATAGAGGTCGCCCACAGGCATCCGGCGAGCTTTCCGGTAGGACTGGTCGTTCAGTGCTGGGCCAACAGGAGGGCGTTCATCGAGATAAAGCCCGACGGGAGGGTGGACGTGTGGCAGTGAGGCTGAGGACTCCACTGAGTGAGGAGGACGTTTTGAAGCTCAAGGCTGGGGACATCGTTCACCTCTCCGGGATAATCTACACCGCCAGGGACTCGGCACACAGGAAGATCCTTGAGCTGGCAGAGAGGGGAGAACTTCCCTTCGACCTCAACGGGGCCGTTATCTATCACTGCGGGCCGGTGGTGAGGAAAACATCCAATGGTTATGAGATACTCTCCGCCGGACCGACGACGAGCGCGAGGATGAACCGCTATTTGGACGAAATCCTCTCCCTCGGCGTCCGCGGGATAATAGGGAAGGGCGGCATGGATGTCGGGCCATTCAAAGACCGCGCCGTTTACTTCTCCTTCACCGGGGGAGCCGGCTCACTCGCGGCCAAGAGCGTAAAGCGCGTCGTTGACGTCCTCTGGCTGGAGGAGCTGGGGATTCCGGAGGCGGTGTGGGTTCTTGAGGTTGAGGATTTTCCGGTGCTCGTGGCCATAGATTCTCGTGGGAACTCGCTCTATCGCTAAACTTCGTCCTTCAGCCCCATCGGCTCCTCCCGGAAGAGCCTCCCGTCCATTTCCCTGAGCTTTGGGCTCACGATGGGCTCGAACTCCATTTTTGCGATTACGTCCCTCTCGACGTCTATTCCCGGCGCATGTTCCTCAAGCACGAGGCCCCTCCGGGTAAGCCTGAATACTGCCCTTTCGGTTATGTAAACGACCTCCTGCCCTCTCTCCAGGCC
This window of the Thermococcus thermotolerans genome carries:
- a CDS encoding FumA C-terminus/TtdB family hydratase beta subunit; amino-acid sequence: MAVRLRTPLSEEDVLKLKAGDIVHLSGIIYTARDSAHRKILELAERGELPFDLNGAVIYHCGPVVRKTSNGYEILSAGPTTSARMNRYLDEILSLGVRGIIGKGGMDVGPFKDRAVYFSFTGGAGSLAAKSVKRVVDVLWLEELGIPEAVWVLEVEDFPVLVAIDSRGNSLYR
- a CDS encoding fumarate hydratase yields the protein MIEAIVEAIRLAVTRIPDDVVLALRKAYAEEENETARFNLGNIIKAIDLGFADRVPVCQDTGTVTFFVEAGVGSPFLGEVRGWLIEATRRATEEIPLRPNAVDVLTGRNSGDNTGEGIPIIHWEPVPGDRIRIAVLPKGGGSENCSALAMLTPAEGWKGLTRFVVEHVKACGGKPCPPVILGIGVGGSADYALLLAKKALLRKVGERNPNGRIAKIEEELLTAVNSTGIGPMGMGGKTTALDVKIEVAHRHPASFPVGLVVQCWANRRAFIEIKPDGRVDVWQ
- a CDS encoding hydroxyacid dehydrogenase; the encoded protein is MKVLVAAPLHEKAIEVLKNVGFEVLYEEYPDEERLIGLVGDVDAIIVRSKPKVTRKVIEAAPKLKVIGRAGVGLDNIDLEAAKERGIKVVNSPSASSRSVAELVLALMFNVARKVAFADRKMREGVWAKKQAMGIELEGKTLGIVGFGRIGYQIAKIAKALGMNVLLYDPYPNEERAKEVGGKFVDLETLLRESDVVTLHVPLIDATYHLINEERLRLMKPTAILINAARGAVVDTNALVKALQEGWIAGAGLDVFEEEPLPKDHPLTKLDNVVLTPHIGASTVEAQMRAGVQVAEQIVEILKG